The region agaaaccccACTGCTTTTCGTATGTAAATTTccactaattagcatgagaacagcatcattaacataagaaaagcaggggggtttctatcaaaacatgGTCATCAGTCTAGCTTCACTACgcaaacaactgcaaaatagTCTATTTTGTTCACAACTGGAATGGTGACTAAGGATACAGGATAAATTATCCTTATTTGTACGATATAAAACGGCCTCACCTTGAACAATTCTATCTGACTGGGGAATACTTCACGTTTCTCAAGAACCGGTTGACGTCCTTATCTAAAAGTAAACAATTATTCGttcaaacaaattttcaaatcagCCGCCATCGCCACCATTTCAACAGCTTGTTACCGACTGGTCAGCAGGATTCACATGAGCAAATCGTTTGTTTTATAAAACCTATTAGTCTGTCGTCTTCATTAGCTTGCTCTCTACTCGCTTTTCGAATCAAAAGTCCACTGTTTTGACTGGGGCTTCGTTTcattattaaaaacaaacaaagttattaaaaacaaaaaacagtaaaaaaaagtattatgTTATTGCGCCCACCAAGCTCAAAcacactttttttgttttcgtgtcACTCACGCGTGATATTTTGCGATTCCTCGAAATGAAAAGTTGCCTCAGTtaagaagaaaacattttagtttcgatctttttctttgttcttaaaTGGACAGTAAATCATTTAATTACTTCCTGTTTTTCCTTGAAACCTCAAAGACTTCACTCATCTGGTGTGATGGGGCTTTTTTATTTAGTTACAAGTTCCTTCATTTCCaagaatttatttaaaaatgtttcagAATTGTTTCAAGTAGCCATTTTCTCTCCAAATGTTTATCCTTAATTCCACTCCATACCGTCTCGAAAAAATCAGTTACAAGCAATATTCAGTGCAAATGATAACCAACAACaattaattcttaaatttCATTATCAAGTCGAAGCGCTGGAGAGGAATTTTTGTGATGAAAATTACACTCAACTAATTTTCCCGGTGAGCACATAAAGTTCTAGTCGCAGTCAAAATTTATCAAGCTAAGAACGAATTTCAGAAAAACAACTCTTCCATTAAGAGCCATAGTCAAGCTGAGATGCGGTTGATTGTTTTGTTAACCTTGCATTTCTTGCAAGAATTTATCCATTTTCTGTCCAGTTCGAAGATGCGCCTCATATGCTTCCAACCAGATCATCCCTTTCATGACAACTTGGTACAAAGTGTTTTCGCTTCTCCACAAACCGCTTCGAAAGTGACAAATCTGAGTGCATCCGTGTTTGCTGGACAAGACATGATACGCAGTAGATCCACTGTCCAACGTAGAGCCATCCCGGGTTCGCAAGCAAAACGAAGGAGAACTTACAATCATTTGTGGGCAAGAGTTGGGATAGTCTGTTGGCAGATACACTCGAAGTGTGTATCGTTTATCGTTGCTGCAAATCACTTTCACCTCGACTTTCGTTTCCCCAGTCGGATCGATCCAAGAAACTTTGCTTCCAAAGTATTTCTCCAGTAAGTGTTTCTCAAATGCGAGTCTTTGTCGCTGGTTCGGCGACCAAGGCATTGTTACCAACTGTATTAGCCTGTGCTTTATGATTAGCAAAAAGAGTGCTGAGATGTTTACGTGGACATGACCAAACGGTTAATAATCTTGGTAAGAAAACGGAAGTTTGGTTTCTTGTTTATTAATTTGATTAGCATACTTTCGGTTTTCCAAGAACTTATCATTTGCTTCCCGTGGGTCAACCCCCGGGACACCCCGGGGAATTTttcgtgataaacaaaaaccattcaaaGCCCCTGGGTAGGGGgcataaaattattgaaaaataacCCTTCCCTATGGGGAAGTATGAACACCCATAACATACTATCTTTGACTAGTTTTCAAGAATATCATAACAACCGTCTTCAACCTTTTAGTGTCAGACCGGCCAAAGTATaatatttacttttcattggaaaaaataacaaacaaacgcATCCAATGCTTTTGCATTTTCACACATCGATCATCGAAGCACCTCGCTTGTCCCACTGCCTCGAACATATCCGCTGGGTACGTCCCCGTGGTCTAGCGAAGTCGtttccaaaactaaacaactccCCTCCCCCGCGgggtaaaaaagaaacaccaaaACTGCACCATTCCATCCGGATTCCCGTGAGTGTCCCGGGGATAGATCCACGGAGAAGCAAATGATCTAACTGCGTTAGCCAGTGCATGCGTATTAATCATGACCGCACGTCTGCTGTCACGAAATAACGATGGTAAAAGAGTTGTTTACTTTTCTCGTCAAAAATGAGACCTATGATAATCAAGTTACTTTTCTTGTAAAACGCCAAGAGTTCAGAGTACACAGTGTTGCGAGAAAGATTACTTAGTTAGCTGGTTAATTTTCAAAGGCTCTCCAGTAAAAATGAACACTGTTTGTCCGATACGAATggtcaaataaaaaaacaaattgaaaatgaagctggtgaaaaaaaaaaagaccgaGTGGTTGTTCTTTTGTGAGCCGATTTCAACCAATACTATGTTAAATTGACCCTGGTGAACGTAAAGCATACATCTACATCTTAGTAAGGAACTTGACCAGTTCTATATTTGCATATTCTTTCGCTGATCACCGTAAAGCAAGAAAATCATTTCACGATAATTTACATTTCTTGTAAAAATCTACTTAGCGGATGTCCAGTGCGTAGGTGCGCTTCGTAAGCCTCCAGCCAAATCAAGCCCTTCATGAAAACCTGGTAGAGAGTGTTATCGCCCTTCCACAAGCCTGGTTTGAAATGGCAGATGACAGTGCAGCCATCTTTACTTCCGTATGTATGATCGGTTGAGCTGCTTTCATTCATTACAtttccgtttcttttcttcagaaaAGTGGATGGGTTACTAACAATCATCGTTGGGCAGGAGCTTGGGAAATCAGCTGGCAAGTAGACCCGAAGTGTGTATCGCTTATCGTTGGTACAAGTCATTCGAACCTCAACTTTCGTGTCACCAGTTGGATCAATCCAAGAAACTCTTCCTCCGAAATAATTCTCAAGTACACTTTTCTCCAATGCAAGTCTTTGTCGTTGGCTTTGTGACCAAGGCATAGCGAAAGATTTTTAATCTTTAGTTCCTGCGGCTTTTTCGGGCGAGTaaatcgaaagaaaaaaagatccGCAGCGTATTTAAACTGCTCCGTCAATACTTCCGCTTTGATTCCCAGAAGAATTTGTCCCTGACTATTCAGTTCCGTCATGCTCTGTGTAATAcgctcacttccggttgaggtttcacaaaagaaaatacctTGTCTAAaccatagttaatagagggaAGTGGTTATGAAGACCGGCAAACCTCAGAGAGATAGGTTATTGTTTGAGTTTTTCGAAGTCACGTGATAATGACCGTGCACACtcaaattcaagatggcgtcgTTTGCAAATGAACATGTGGTCATTTGACGTGTTTTAAACCCAAAATAATGTAGTTCTGTCATCTTAAACGGCTTTCAAAAGTTTATCATTTCGAAAGTAAAATGCCTGGCGATAACTGTTCCGTTTTTGGCTGTGGTACGTGCCGGAGGACGAAAGGAATCGGCATCTGGAAACTGCCCTCTGCACGAAATGCCGAATACAAGAAGTGGCGAGAAGAGTGGCTGAATGAGATCACGAAAACAAGAGTTATTGACAAAGATTTCCAGAAACAGATCGACAATGACAAGGTTTTTACCTGTGAGAAACATTGAGGATATAGAAATATGTAAGTAATGCTGTTGTTATGTCCCGTTTTTTGATGTCAACAAAAGTTGGCTAGCTGTTAGCTGTCTCTCGTTTGTTTGACCTTTATAACCTTACTCTGGTCATGGGTTAAAAATAtcttcttttttacttttatttaagTTCATTCGGAAAAGATggtgaaaaagaaaccaaagatTGGAGCCTTGCCGACGTTGAACATGCCGAAGAAAAGTCATGATACGACAAAACCAGCTACACGTCCTTCGAGAACCGTGGTAACTAACAACCCCGTTGCAGAGAACGTCAAGAAGTATTACCAAAGCTTCAACGACCTCTGTAAAAGAGTCAAAACACTCAAAACGTTGAACGATTGGATAGTCCAGGAACTAGAGGACAGACTAGTTTTAAAGAAGGAAAGATCTCAAGTTATGCTACCAGAAATTGAGATTATGATTGACGATAGTCTGGGATTCACTATTTATGTATATGGATGGCTCCTACCTGAAGACCATGAACTGTACACTGCAAATTTAAGGTCAATTACTAACATTACTGTGTCTGACCTTGTAAAGAGTATTGCCACTCAGTCTATTTGTCCTGGGGTCAAACCATCTGAATTCTCAAGCAGCATAGTGCATCATGTTATTCCAAAGTCTGTTGATCCTTTTttcgatgatgatgatggtggcACTTCATTTCCACATCAAGAATATTGGAGAACTCGTGGTTGTGTAGTTTTGTTTGGACATGGTGAACAGTGTTGTAGTTGTCATCAGTATTCACATAAATCTGAACTCAGTCacaaggcaaaagaaaagaaaattgctaaGCCAGCACATCTATTTTCACCTATATCACAGACGGCACCACAGCGAATTAAGCTGACACTGCAGATGCAGAGGTTAAAATGTGCTGAACTTGagcaaaaacttgaagaaatgaagctTGAAATACAGAGGTCAAGTGTTGAAGTTGATCACCAGTTGAGCCAGGACATTACCAGTATCCTTGGTAAATCAGAGAAGAACATAACACCATTTATGGATCTATTTTGGCAGCAACAGAAAAAGCTGTCGACAAGAAGCTCAACAGGTGTTAGATACCATCCGATGATCATACGTTACTGTTTATCTCTTGCTACAAAATCACCAGCATGCTACGAAGAATTGCGCAAGAGTAAGATCCTTGTCCTTCCAAGTCAGCGAACTCTCAAGGACTATAGGAACTGTATCCGCCCAAAGGCTGGATTCCAAGAAGAAGTTATTGAAGAGTTGAAAGACTTAACAAATGGCTACTTTGATGTCCAAAGATACATTGTACTGTTGTttgatgaaatgaagattATGTCAAACCTTGTTTTTGACAAAGTCACTGGTGAACTAATTGGATATCTTGACCTGGGAGACCCAGACATAAACTTTGGAACACTTGAAAAAGTTGACGAGATTGCCAGCCATGCTCTGGTATTCTTCATCAGAGGCATTTGCACTGAGCTGAAGTTCAGTCTGGCATATTTTGCTACAAATGAGGTCACCTCCCATCAGCTAATGCCACTATTCTGGGAGGCCATAGGTGTATTAGAATTAACCTGCAACCTTTGGGTGATTGCTAGCACCTCTGATGGAGCATCACCCAACAGGAGGCTCTATCGAATGCACAAACCCCTGGATAACAATGCTGAGGATGATATTTGTTATCGAACCATAAACTTATATGCGCCACATTGGTACATATATTTCTTCTCTGATGTACCCCATCTGGTCAAGACTACGAGGAACTGCCTTTACAGCTCTGGACATGGATCATGCACTCGGTATGTTTTGGGAAATGATATTATTCACTTATTCACCATGTAGTATATTATTCACCAACTATTTTTGAAACTCAATAAATAACAACAGTGTGATTGCAATAGACTTTCATTGTACTAGACTAATAGATATTGGTTGacaatatttatatttgttccttttttgttttgtaaactATTTACCCACTAGCATTCAATTTCTATTTCACAGGTTTATTGCAATCGCTCTtgatgtttaaatttgttaaagtgGTTCAACTAATCTATTATTGTGACAGTCTAATacacaagagaaaaaattatttaaagtaTACTACAAGGTGTATTATACAGTTTTCAATCTAGCACTGAAGCATGTTGAAAATTAGCAAGTTTGTTTGAAAGATGTTTCCTCAAAACATGTTTATTCTCAATTGTTTTATACAGTGAATAAGTATTATATATGagggtaataataatttattgtggGTCATCACATTGAGCACTGTCACattttatattaaaatttGTGAAACCATTTCTGCTTAGGTACATGTGGAATGACGGGAATCATTTGCTGTGGCAACATATAGTGCAGCTGTATTACCAAGATGTTGAGAATGGTTTAAAGTTGATGCCCAGATTAACTTATGATCACATTAAGCTGAATTCCTATTCAACCATGCGTGTAAGTCTGGCAGCCCAGATACTGAGTTCTCCTGTGGCAGCTGTGTTGAAGTCATTTGGTCCTCCAGATGCAAAAGGAACATCAAAGCTGTGTGAAATGGTGGATTCTTATTTTGATTGTCTCAATGTGCGCAGCACAACTGAGCATCAAAGTAAGAGGAAATCATTTCTTGCACCATATAGATCAGTGGATGATCCAAGATTTCTTTGGTTGACAAATGATTTCCTTGGCTATCTGAGGGATTGGAAGGACAGCATCGCCCAACGCCCTGgtaattttacaaagaatgCCAGGAGCAGGATGTTCTTATCCTGGCAGACATATGAAGGCCTGCAGATCTCAGCCTATTCAGTTGTAGAGGCaacaaagtttcttttgaatgaaGGTGTAGAGTATGTCTTAACTGAGAGGTTTTGCCAAGATCCTATAGAAGAATACTTTGGAAACCAGAGGAAGTTGGgaagaagaaatgacaatCCCGACATGAAGATGTTTGGCTACAACAATAATACCATCAGAGTACAACGTGCAGTCTCCTGTCAGTCTGGGAACACACGTGGAAGGAAAGACTGAGACAGATCATGGGTCAATGTTTCGGATGACCCAGTGCCAAAGAGGAAGAAACAATGACTGCCTTATACATAGGTCAATTTTATAACATTAAAGCAAAATCCTTGTATCGCCAATGTCAATCTGAAACATGCGtgtgtattttcttttccatcaaTCATGTGAAAAGGGGTGGAGCATAAGCAAATGCATGTGATTAGCCCTTTACAGTTGTTTACATGACTGACATATcagaaatgcaaaacaaatcaaattaaggGTTTGACATTGATTGTACTGATATAATAAAGACTTTCgctttcactttgtttttctatGCAAATATTTCAACTTGCACATATGaatgtaaattttatttttcatcaggTATCGTTTTTAAGTATAAGCAAATTTGTGTCAACAttatttaacaacaaatgcaacAGCAACTTATTATTAATATACAATATACAATCATTGCACAATTTTCAGAGTTTAGTTTTGCCTTTGTTGGTCACTCTCGTGGGAGGCTCTGGTTATATCCTTACGGAGTGcctttgatttcatttgtttcaatcTAATTTTGTGTTTCTGGATAATatcttttgcaaaagaaaatgaacgcACTTTGACATACAGTTGTATGATGTTGTGCAAAACATCTTTGGCAACACTACTGTTGATTATCAGTTCAGAATTGGATAACATGGAATTGTATGCTGAGACAACTTCAACATCATGAACAGATCTTGATATGATATTAGCAAAAGCAATGTTTTGCACATTAGCCTTCGAAGTGGCATCCCGGAAATAATGCTCAGTTctctcaaaaattaattgagcATTTTTGGAAATTGCCCACAAACCACCACGATTTAAACATGAAGTTAACTTCTGACATTCAATGGCATTCTGGTCTTCTAATTTGCCAGCCTTTAGGATAGAGATTGCCTGCTCACTCTCTGATGATTTACCAGCATGCTTGGTATGAAGTTTATGAAGGACATAACCCCCAATATACTGCAGTCCAGCTTTTTCTTCATCTGAAAGTTTAGTTAATGGAGTACAAGTATAAatgctttcaattttctccTTGCTGTGTGCTAACATACAATCAGCAACTTTGGTAGACAGTAGTGTAGCTGCGTTCCTTGACAATCCCTTAAAATACTTAACTGCATTCAGAGCTATGGTTGAATAGAAGCAAGAATAAAATCTTTCAGCATTCCCAGACTTTATCAAGCGTTTATATAGGTCTTCAATGTCACAGAATTCAGCTGTTATCTCTTGTAGACCGTTGTTGTAGGTGTAGGCACTTAGCTCGTCTCGGATTGATTTTGGGTGGATTTTGTTGCCAGCAATTTTGAGTTTagctttttcaacaattcttgaGTAAGATACATAAGTTAAACAGCTCTCTTGTCCTACTTCTTTTTGATTCTCAACATCTTCTCTCGTATCTTTGTGTTTAACTGTCTTGTGTCGTTTCAGTCCGTTCTTGCTTTTGCATTTCTTCTGGCACAGTTCACACATAACGTTTTCAAGTTGAACCTGTCGTAAACAAAAGTAACTTTCAGTTGAGAAATCAGTCATAAAACGATACTACAAAGTCTAGTTATAAGCATATATAGAAGAAATAGTAACCACTGTATATTAACATCGTCAGCACAGTACGACACGTAGTTGTAAGGATTTCGTTAGAACTACAACAAAGCAGCACCGATTATAGTCGATCGAGCTGAAAGAAGATGAACGTCAAAGCACAGCGCTTTTCGCTAAATTCTGGGTGGCTAAGAAAGAACCCAATACTCACTTGATCAGCAGCTTGTCTAAACTGTTCATCAagctcttcttcttcttccaaaATACCTAAAATAGCGTCAAAATCGTCTCCGAAGAAAACCAAATCATTCGTGTCCGCCATATTGTTTAGGAATACACGCTTGGTTTGTGCACGGTCAATGTCACGTGACGGTGCAATTCAACCTCGCACACGAAACAAAAGGCCGGCcctttgaagtttgccgggtttcataaccattccctctattaactatgtCTAAACTAAATTCCCAcacaaataataaacaatgaaaatcGCTCATGTGTTAAAAATTAGACTCTACTTGCTTTGCTTTCTTACTGTCTAGTTTACGTTTAAGGTGTTAATACATCAAGTTATTTTGTTCTTACAGTCTTGTTTTAATTCTGCCCAGAGCAATGCCTCAAAACGAGAATATGGAGAAACATAAAAATGAACCAAGGTAGCGAAGGAGATATGTAACACTATCACGCTTGGACAAGAAGCAGGGCCTGATCCGGAGGATGGTAAACCCGATGAATATACTCTTTGTCGTTTGAACAAAACCATCCTTACTTCTACTCGAGCGTTACCGGTCGGATCAGTCCAAAAACACGGTC is a window of Acropora palmata chromosome 4, jaAcrPala1.3, whole genome shotgun sequence DNA encoding:
- the LOC141880089 gene encoding uncharacterized protein LOC141880089 — protein: MADTNDLVFFGDDFDAILGILEEEEELDEQFRQAADQVQLENVMCELCQKKCKSKNGLKRHKTVKHKDTREDVENQKEVGQESCLTYVSYSRIVEKAKLKIAGNKIHPKSIRDELSAYTYNNGLQEITAEFCDIEDLYKRLIKSGNAERFYSCFYSTIALNAVKYFKGLSRNAATLLSTKVADCMLAHSKEKIESIYTCTPLTKLSDEEKAGLQYIGGYVLHKLHTKHAGKSSESEQAISILKAGKLEDQNAIECQKLTSCLNRGGLWAISKNAQLIFERTEHYFRDATSKANVQNIAFANIISRSVHDVEVVSAYNSMLSNSELIINSSVAKDVLHNIIQLYVKVRSFSFAKDIIQKHKIRLKQMKSKALRKDITRASHESDQQRQN